In the genome of Sphingopyxis sp. YF1, the window AGCGCCTCCACCTTGGGCAGCCGCCCTTCTTCTTCATCGAGGATCGCATGGAAGGTGCGACGCTTGATCGCCGCCAACTCGCGCGGGGTCAGCGCACCGTCGCCCGTCACGCTTGACGCCACGATGTCGATCAAGCGGTCGGCGCCGTGCAGGCGTCCCCACAGATAGTCGTTCTCGCGATACGCGCGGCTGAAGAAAGCGCCGAAGCTGTTGAACTCGATCCCCTTGAGCATCGCCTGCGCGCCCCCGGTGCGGATCGCGGTGGCGTCGGAGGGCGAAATGCGATCGATCTTGATCGGGTCGAATTCGTCGAACCCCTCGCCCTGAAGCAACGGCAGGGTCGCGATGTCGTAGAAGGGATAGCCGAGATAGGCGAGCAGCAGCGTGCGGCGATCGTCCCTGGGCAGCGCCGCCAGCCCTTCGGCGATCAGCACGTCGGCCTCGGTATCAACGGCGACGAGGTCGCGCCGCGCCGCGATCGCGTCGATCCATGCGCCCGGCGGGGCATCGGCGGTTACGTCGAGCCCTTCGAGCCAGCGGTCGGCCTCGCGCTCGAGATAGCGACCGAGCGCTTTGAAGATCGCCTCGCGCATCGCTTCGCACACCGGATCGCGCGCTTCGCGCGTCGCCTCGACCGCGGTGTCGAGTTCGCGCGCAAGGAAACGCAGCCGGCGGACGCGGAATCCGAGGTCGTGCGCGCGGAAAAAGGCAATCGCGTCGCCGCTCGCGCCCGCACCCTTGCGTCCCGAAATGCGGTCGAGCCCGCGCGCGCGCACCTCGTCCCACAGCGCCCGCCGCCGGTTGGCGCGGTGCACCGCGCCTTCGGGCGGAGCAACCCGGTCGACCGCCGCCACCAGTCCCTCGACCACCGCCGACAGCTTGAGATGGCCATAGGGTGCATAAGCGAAGCCCGCGCGCGCCGCTGCCTGCTCCTGCGCCTTGGCGCGCCATTTGGCGAGCCGCGCCGGGGTCGGCGTGTCGAGGAAGAAGGTCGTGCCGAACAGCGCCGCGACCTGTTCCTCGACCTCGACCTTCATCGCGTCGACGATGCGCTGCATGCGGCGGATGCGCCGCGACATGCCCTCGATCGCCTCGACATTGTCGCGAATCGGCTGTTCGCGCGGGATTTCGGAGAGTGCCCCGAGGATCGTCGAGAGAAAGCCCGGAAGTTTCCTCTCCGCCCCCTCGGCGGGATCGCCCGGCTTGCCGAAGCTGATCGACCTGTAGTCGGGCTTGGGGTCGATATAGACGAAGCGCCGGTCGATCTCGCGCCGTGCCGGGCGCTGTTTCAGCGCGGCGATCGCAGGGCGGAAGGGTGCATTGGCGAGCACCGAGCCGTCGATCAGCACACGGTCGGCGGGATCGGCCTCGCCGCCCGCGGGCAATTGCACGCGGAGAAAGGCATCGCGGTCCGGCCACGCGATCGCGCGCGCCGCGAGCACCGCGTCGAGTTCGCGGAGCGTGAAGGGCGGAAAGGCGCCGGGGAAGCTGGCAGTGGCGCGCGCCGCCGCCGCGAGCGCGGGCACGTCGTCGAGCGCCTCGCCCGCACGCCCGTCGTGACGGAAGCGGATGATCAGCCGATGTTCCTGCTCGGTCACGCGCGGCGGGCTGTTGAGCGACAGCGGCATGCTGTGCCCGGTGAAGTCGGTGACCGAAACGAACAGATCGATCGGCTGTCCCGCCGGAACCAGCACCGGCCCGCGCGGCCCCGCCTCCATCGCGTCGAACGCGTCGAGCAGCAGGTTCGAGAAGATCGCGCCGCCGAAGGGCGGCTCGAACCAGCGCGCACGCACGAAACGCGACAGCTTGGCGCGCACCTCTTCCTGCGCGCCCTCGCCCACCGTCCGGTCGATGACATTGCCGCGCTTCTTCATCGCCCAGCCGGCGATCGGCACCGCCCAGAATTTGGTCGCCGCCGACAGCGGACGCGCGTCGGGATCGAGCAGACTGTCGACGTCGGCGTCCTCGAGCCACAGGTCGGTGAGCGGGTCGAGCGACTGCCCCGTCGCCAGCGCGCGCGCGAGGAAGATGCCGTTGATCCCCCCCGCGCTGGCCCCCGCGACGATGTCGGTCAGCACGCGCAGGCGCACGCTCGTCTTTGCCTCGATCGCCGCAAGCAGGTCGCGGTAGACGGCGCACGAGCCCGGCAGTTCCTGTCCGTCGTGGAACGCCCGTGACGCCGCGGCGAGGCGCCACACTTCCTTGGTGATGCCGTGCATATAGACGGCGAGGCTGATGCCGCCGTAGCAAATCAGGGCGAAGCGCAGTTCCTTTTCCCGCATGACCCGGGTGATAGCAGCGCTTGCAGGCGCGTGGCGAGAATTTCGACCGGACGCGCGGAAGTTGGCGAAAGTGCCGCGCAGCGTGCATTCCCTCTTGCATATGCGAATGTGTCGCACTAGCGGGCTCTCCGGACAGGAGTTGAGAATGAATCGCAAGTTGTTCGCCGCCGCGCTCGCCGGCACCGCCCTTTCGACGCCCGCCTTCGCGCAGCAGGATGCCGCACCGGTGGCCGAAGACGGCGGCGCCGAGACGATCGTCGTCACCGCGGCGCGCACCATATTGCCCCCCAATGCGCTGCCGCTGACGATCGACGTCATCGGCAAGGACAGCCTCGACCAGCAGATCGCGATTTCGGGTTCGGTGACCGACGCAGTCGCGACGCTGACCCCCAGCTTCTCGCCGACGCGGCAGAAATTGTCGGGCGCGGGCGAAACGCTGCGCGGACGCTCGCCGCTCTATGCGATCAACGGCATTCCGCAGTCGACCCCGATGCGCGACGGCAGCCGCGACGGCTTCACCGTCGACGGCTTCTTCGTCGACCGCGTCGAGCTGATCTATGGCTCGAACGCGCTGCAGGGCATCGGCGGCACCGGCGGCATCGTCAACCAGGTCACCGTCGGTGCGCCGAGCACCGAAGGCCTGTCGGGCCGCCTGCTGTTGCAGGGTACCGCCGACGACGGCTTCAGCAAGGATGGACTCGGCGGCAAGGTCGCGGGCCTCGTCCAGTACAAGGCCGACCGCTTCGACGCGACCTTCGGCGCCGCGTGGGAAAAGCGCGGTGCCTTTTACGATGGCGAGGGGCGCCGCATCGGCATCAACCTGACGCAGGGCGAAACGCAGGATTCGAAGGCGCTCTCGCTGTTCGCGCGGCTTGGTTACGAAGTGACCGACACGATGCGGCTCGACCTGATCGCGAGCCGGTTCGAGCTCAAAGGCGACGGCGATTATGTCGCGGTCGCGGGCAACCGCCTGACCGGCGTCCCGACGAGCGCGGTGCACGGCACCCCGCCGGGCAAGTCGGCGCAGAATCGCACCGAAAGCGTCGCGCTGTCGCTGACCGACAGCAACCTCGGCGGCGGCAATTTCGTCAGCCAGATCTTCTTCAACCGCAGCCGCGACACCTTCGGCGGCGAGATCAACCCGCAGGCGACCTTCCAGGACCCCGCGCTCGCGCCGGTCGGCACCCTGTTCGACCAGTCGCAGAACCGGTCGCGCAAGCTTGGCGCCAAAATCAGCTACGAACGCGCGGTGCCGGGTTTCGAGAATCTGACCGTCACGCTCGGCTTCGATGCCCTCTTCGACAAGACCGAGCAGGCGCTGATCGCGACCGGGCGCGTCTGGGTGCCGCCGAGCGATTTCCGCAGCCTCGCGCCCTTCGGTCAGGCGAATCTGAAGCTGTTCGACGGGATCGTCCGCGTCGCCGGCGGGGTGCGCTGGGAAAATGTCCGGATCAAGATCGACGATTATCACACGCTGGCGTCGACGACCTTCCGCGCCTGTTCGGCCACGGTCACGACGAATTGCGGCGTTTCGACCTATGGCGGCGTCGACGTCGCGGGCGCCAAGCCCAGCTTCAAGGACCTGCTGGTCAACGGCGGCGTCATCGTCGAGCCGTGGGACGGAATCCGCGCCTATGCGAGCTATGCCGAGGGCTTCACCGTCCCCGACATCGGCCGCATCACCCGCTCGGTCGGCGAGGCCGGATTTTCGGTGAACTCGATCGGGGTCGACCCGATCGTCTCGAACAATCGCGAAATCGGCCTCGAAGTGAAGCGCGGCCCGCTCGACGCGTCGGCGGCCTATTTCTGGTCGTCGAGCGACAAGGGGCAGTTGCTGATCCAGGGCACCGACCGCAATTTCGACGTCCAGCGGCTGCGCATCGAGATCCAGGGGCTCGAACTCAACCTCGGCGTGCGCCTGCCGATCGACGGGCTCAAGCTCAATGTCGGCTATGCGCACATCAAGGGCCTGTTCGACAGCGACGCCTCGCGCGGCGCGCCCGACGGGATCGTCGATACCGACCTCGACGGCGTCAACATCTCGCCCGATCGCGTCAACCTGTCGGCGAGCTATGCCAAGGGGCCGCTGTCGGCGCTGGTGCAGACGCAATTCTTCCTGTCGCGCAGCTTCCATGCGATGGAGGGCAAGCCCCAGCCCAACCAGGCCAATAATTTCGGCGGCTACAACATCACCGACGCCAGCATCCGCTACGACACCGGCTTCGGCGGCCTCAGCCTGTCGGTGCAGAATCTGTTCGACAAATTCTACATCGACTATTCGAGCGACACGCGGCTGCCGACCGACAATCTCGCCTTCTTCGCGGGACGCGGGCGGACCTTCACGCTCGGCTGGGATTACCGCTTTTGATTTTTCCTTCCGTCATTGCGAGCGAAGCGAAGCAATCCAGCGCGGGTTTACGCCGCGCCTGGCTTGCCGCGTCGGCTCCGGCCCCTCGCAATGACGATGTTGATCGAGTGACCGCCCGATGATGAAATTGCTCGACACGCTCCACCGCTGGACCGGCGGCCTGCTCGGCCTCGTGCTCGCGCTGCTCGGCCTGTCGGGCACGATCCTGCTCTACGAGCATCTGTGGATCGGGCTGCCGGGCACCGGCGATCCGCTGCGCGGCGACCTCGCGACGGTCGCCGCGACCACCGAGCGGCTGATGGCGATGCCCGGCGCGCAGGGCATCATCTATGCCGACGGGCGTTTCGGGCTGCACCAGCTCCGCTTCGGTGCGCCGAACGGCGGCGATACCGGCGCCTATGCCAGCCAGGCGGGCGAGATCGTCACGCGCTGGGCGAGCCAGTGGGAGCGACCCGAACTCTGGATCTTCGACTTCCATCATCATCTCTTCGCGGGCGACAGCGGCGAATGGGTGATCGGGATCGCGGGGCTCGCGGGCCTGTTCTTCGTGATCTCGGGCGTGATCCTGTGGTGGCGCACGCGCAAGACCTTCCAGTTGCGGCTGTGGCCCAGGCGGATGTCGCGCCCGGCGATCGTGATGCACCACCGCGACCTCGGCATCATCGCGGCACCGCTGCTGCTGATCTCGGTCGTCACCGGCACGATGATGATCTTTCGCCCCTTCGCGATGGTGATGATCGCGCCGTTCGGGTCGCCCGCCGAAGCCGCCAAAGCGATCGAGCCGCCGAAATACAGCGGCGGCCCGCTCGCCGCGAAACCCGATTATACCGCGATGCTGACCGAAGCGCGGCGGCGCTTTCCCGACGCCGAATTCCGAATCCTCAGCCTGCCGCGCAAATCCGGCGACCCGATCATGCTGCGCATGCGCCAGCAGGCCGAATGGCTGCCCAACGGCCGTTCGACATTGTGGTTCGACGCCGCGACCGGCCAGGTGCTCGGCGCCCGCGACGCGCTGACCATGCCCGGCGGCGCACAGGCGTTCAACAAGGCCTTCCCGATCCACGCGTCGAAGATCGGCGGCTGGCCCTGGCGGATCGTCATGACGCTTTCGGGAATGGCGATGACGATGCTCGGCAGCTTCGCGGTGTGGACCTTCTGGTTCCGCCGCCCGAAACCCGCGAAGCCTCGCGCCGGGAAAGCGGCGCTCGCAACCAGCTGATCCCTTCGCATCGGCACGCCTTTCGCGGGTCCGGTGACTCACCCCAATACTTAGGGATTGACCTAAGTATTTTCCGACCATAGACTGGACCCCGCAAAAGGAAGCCCCGCCATGTCGAACGTCCGGCCCGACGCCCCCCTTGCCCCGCAGCCCGCGATGATCGACGGCATCTTCCGCGCGCTCGCCGACCCGACGCGGCGCCATGTGCTCGAACGCCTCAGCGAACGTCCGACCTCGGTCAGCGAACTCGCGGCGCGCTTCGCGATGGCGCTCCCCTCCTTCGTCGAACATCTGAAAATTCTCGAAGGCTGCGGACTGGTCCACTCGCGCAAGGTCGGGCGCGTACGCACCTACAGCCTCGCCCCCGACCGGCTACGCCTCGCCGAGGACTGGCTCGGGACCCAGCGCCGCCTGTGGGAGGGGCGCCTCGACCGCATGGACGATTATCTGCTCAAGCTCAAAAAGGAGGAAGACCGATGACCTTTCCGCTCCCGCATATCGACCCCGAGCTCGACCTGGTGCTCGACCGCGAGATCGACGTGCCCGTCGAGCTGGTGTGGAAGGTGTGGACGACCCCCGAACATCTGCAGCACTGGTTCGTGCCCAAGCCGTGGACGATCACCGACTGCACGATCGAACTACGCCCCGGCGGCGCGTTCAACACGGTGATGCGCTCGCCCGAGGGCGAAGAATTTCCGAACAGCGGCTGCTATCTCGAGGTCGTGCCCTTTGAGCGGCTGATCTTCACCGACACGCTGCTTCCCGGCTTTCGCCCCGCCCCCGCACCCTTCTTCACCGCCGGGCTGTTCCTGACACCGCACGGCAGCGGCACGCGCTACAAGGCGGTCGCGCTCCACGGCGATTCGGCGGCGCGCCAGAAGCACGAGGCAATGGGCTTCCACGACGGTTGGGGCACGGTGGTCAGCCAGATGGTCGACTATATCAAGGCGATGTAGGGTGACGACCACTTTGGGGTGGAGAGCTGCCATTAGCGCGCTAAATGGTGCTGGGGGTCGAGCGAATGAATATTTCAGAGAATGACGGCACCTTCACAGCACAGCATGTGACCGGTCCTACGCACAATATGCTCCGTTTGAAGATTGGCCGGGGCGCACTGCAAGAGTTCGTCGTTACGGTCCTCCCCCCTATAGGAGAGTGCAGTCATCCTGGCGGCCAAACGGTAGAAGAGATTGCTCTGGCGATCAAAGCAGGCGTTGCAGACGCAAATGCCGCTCTGAATACCGACTACATGGTAGAGGCTGCTGCCATTGTTGAAAATGACACCCGGCAGCGTGGCATCTACGAATATCTGACTCGAAAAATTGTCGAGAGAGCAGCGGCGGCGCAGGAAACATAACGTCCGCTATCGGTCGTCAGCCGACGCCGCCCGCCTCGGCGCTTTCCTATTTTATCCGCCGCCCTATATCCTGCCCAGTTCCATGACCCGCGCCCGCGTCCTCCTTTTGACCGCCGCTCTCGGCCCGCTCGACTATCGCGTGCCTCAGGGCAGCGAAGCGCCGCTCGGCAGCGTCGTCGTCGCGCCGCTCGGGCCGCGCCGGATGGGCGGCGTGGTGTGGGAGGATGCCAGTTTCGGCGCCCCCGAACCCGTCGGCGACAACCGCCTGCGCAACCTCTATGAAATCGTGCCGGTGCCGCCGGTGCCCGCGCCGCTGCGCCGCCTCGTCGAATGGACGAGCGATTATTATCTCGCGCCGCCCGGATCGGTGCTGCGGATGGTGCTCCCCGGTGCCGCCTTCGCCGACGCGCGGCGCCCGATCGTCGAATATCGCGCCACCGGCGAAATCCCAGCGCGCATGACGCCGCAGCGCATCGTCGCGCTCGAGGAGATCGGCGAGCGGCAGGGCATGGTGCGCGAACTCGCGGCGCTCGCCGAGGTCAGCGAGGCGGTGATCCGCGGGCTCGTCCAGACCGGCGCGCTCGAAGCGGTGAGCGTGTCGGCCGACGCCCCCTACCCCGAACCCGATCCCGCCTTTGCGCCCCCCGACCTGTCCGACGAACAGACGGCGGCGGCGGCGCAGCTCCGCGGCGCGGTCGCGGCGGCGGCATTCGAAACACTGCTGCTCGACGGGGTCACGGGATCGGGCAAGACCGAAGTCTATATGGAGGCGATCGCCGCCGCGATCGACACGGGCCGGCAGTCGCTCGTCCTGCTCCCCGAAATCGCGCTCACCGAACCGATGCTCACGCGCTTCGCGGCGCGTTTCGGCTGCGAGCCCGTCGCCTGGCATTCGGGGCTGCGCGCGGTCGAGCGGCGGCGCGCGTGGCACGCGATCGCCAGCGGCGAAGCGAAGATCGTCGTCGGCGCGCGCTCGGCGCTGTTCCTGCCCTACGCCAAGCTCGGCGTGATCGTCGTCGACGAGGCGCACGAGACGAGCTTCAAGCAGGAGGATGGCGTCCATTACCACGCGCGCGACGTCGCGGTGATGCGCGGGCATTTCGAGGGACTGCCGGTCATCCTCGCGAGCGCGACCCCCGCGCTCGAAAGCCTCGCGATGGTCGAGGCCGGGCGCTATCGCCACATCCAGCTTCCGGCACGCTTCGGCGGCGCCACCCTGCCCGACCTCGCCGCGATCGACATGCGGAACGATCCGCCCGACCGCGGCCGCTGGCTGGCACCGCCGCTCGTCGATGCGCTCGCCGACCGCCTCGCCAAGGGCGAACAGAGTCTGCTCTTCCTCAACCGCCGCGGCTTCGCGCCGCTGACCTTGTGCCGGACCTGCGGCCACCGCATCCAGTGCCCCAACTGCACCGCGTGGATGGTCGAGCACCGCCTCGTCCACCGGCTCGCCTGCCATCATTGCGGCCATGTCATGCCGCCGCCGCGGCTCTGCCCCGAATGCGAGGACGAGGACAGCCTCGTCGCCTGCGGCCCCGGGGTCGAGCGCGTCGCCGACGAGGTGAGCTTGCGCTTTCCCGAAGCCCGCACCGCTATCGTCACCTCGGACACGCTCTGGTCGCCCGCAAAGGCGGCCGAGTTCGTCGACAATGTCGAGGCCGGGCTGGTCGACATCATCATCGGCACCCAGCTCGTCACCAAGGGCTATCATTTCCCGAACCTGACGCTCGTCGGGGTGGTCGACGCCGACCTCGGCCTCGACGGCGGCGACCTGCGCGCCTCCGAACGCACCTTTCAGCAGATCGCGCAGGTCGCGGGGCGCGCGGGACGCGGGGTCAAGCCCGGCGAGGTGCTGATCCAGACGCGCGTCCCCGACGCGCCGGTGATGGCGGCGCTCGTCGCCAACGACCGCGACGGCTTCTACGCCGCCGAGGCCGCGGCGCGGAAGTTCGCGGGCGCGCCGCCCTACGGCCGCTTCGCCGCATTGGTCATCTCGTCGGAGGATATCGAGGTCGCACGCGGCGTCGCCAAAAGGCTCGGCGACAAGGCGCCCGTCGCCGAAGGCCTCGCCGTCTACGGCCCCGCGCCCGCCCCACTGGCGATGCTGCGCGGCCGCCACCGCTTCCGCCTCTTGCTCCACGCGCCGCGCAGTTTCGACCTGCAGGGCGCGATCCGCGACTGGGTCGGGCAGATCGACTGGCCGTCGAAGGCGCGCCTCGCGATCGACATCGACCCCTATAGTTTCGTTTGAGCACGCGGGGCTTTACAGCCCCGCAGCGCGGTGCCAGCATCGGCGGACAAAGCTGGGGGAGCTTGCATGATCAGATATTTAGCGGCGGGGGCCGCGATAGTCGCGGCGTTGACCGCCACAATAGCCGACGCGCGCTGGCTGCGCGCCGAAACCGAAAGTTTTATCATCTACAGCGAGGGGAGCGACAAATCGCTGCGCGATTTCGCCTCGAAACTGCAGCGGTTCGACGTCGCGCTGCGCCTGTTGCTCAATGTCAAGGAACAGGGCGAGCCCAACCGGTTGCCGATATACCTCCTTGCTTCGACGGGCGATGTCGCAAAGCTGCATAGCGGCTCGCGCGATGCCT includes:
- a CDS encoding SRPBCC family protein, coding for MTFPLPHIDPELDLVLDREIDVPVELVWKVWTTPEHLQHWFVPKPWTITDCTIELRPGGAFNTVMRSPEGEEFPNSGCYLEVVPFERLIFTDTLLPGFRPAPAPFFTAGLFLTPHGSGTRYKAVALHGDSAARQKHEAMGFHDGWGTVVSQMVDYIKAM
- a CDS encoding TonB-dependent receptor, which encodes MNRKLFAAALAGTALSTPAFAQQDAAPVAEDGGAETIVVTAARTILPPNALPLTIDVIGKDSLDQQIAISGSVTDAVATLTPSFSPTRQKLSGAGETLRGRSPLYAINGIPQSTPMRDGSRDGFTVDGFFVDRVELIYGSNALQGIGGTGGIVNQVTVGAPSTEGLSGRLLLQGTADDGFSKDGLGGKVAGLVQYKADRFDATFGAAWEKRGAFYDGEGRRIGINLTQGETQDSKALSLFARLGYEVTDTMRLDLIASRFELKGDGDYVAVAGNRLTGVPTSAVHGTPPGKSAQNRTESVALSLTDSNLGGGNFVSQIFFNRSRDTFGGEINPQATFQDPALAPVGTLFDQSQNRSRKLGAKISYERAVPGFENLTVTLGFDALFDKTEQALIATGRVWVPPSDFRSLAPFGQANLKLFDGIVRVAGGVRWENVRIKIDDYHTLASTTFRACSATVTTNCGVSTYGGVDVAGAKPSFKDLLVNGGVIVEPWDGIRAYASYAEGFTVPDIGRITRSVGEAGFSVNSIGVDPIVSNNREIGLEVKRGPLDASAAYFWSSSDKGQLLIQGTDRNFDVQRLRIEIQGLELNLGVRLPIDGLKLNVGYAHIKGLFDSDASRGAPDGIVDTDLDGVNISPDRVNLSASYAKGPLSALVQTQFFLSRSFHAMEGKPQPNQANNFGGYNITDASIRYDTGFGGLSLSVQNLFDKFYIDYSSDTRLPTDNLAFFAGRGRTFTLGWDYRF
- a CDS encoding metalloregulator ArsR/SmtB family transcription factor encodes the protein MSNVRPDAPLAPQPAMIDGIFRALADPTRRHVLERLSERPTSVSELAARFAMALPSFVEHLKILEGCGLVHSRKVGRVRTYSLAPDRLRLAEDWLGTQRRLWEGRLDRMDDYLLKLKKEEDR
- a CDS encoding PepSY-associated TM helix domain-containing protein, with product MKLLDTLHRWTGGLLGLVLALLGLSGTILLYEHLWIGLPGTGDPLRGDLATVAATTERLMAMPGAQGIIYADGRFGLHQLRFGAPNGGDTGAYASQAGEIVTRWASQWERPELWIFDFHHHLFAGDSGEWVIGIAGLAGLFFVISGVILWWRTRKTFQLRLWPRRMSRPAIVMHHRDLGIIAAPLLLISVVTGTMMIFRPFAMVMIAPFGSPAEAAKAIEPPKYSGGPLAAKPDYTAMLTEARRRFPDAEFRILSLPRKSGDPIMLRMRQQAEWLPNGRSTLWFDAATGQVLGARDALTMPGGAQAFNKAFPIHASKIGGWPWRIVMTLSGMAMTMLGSFAVWTFWFRRPKPAKPRAGKAALATS
- a CDS encoding patatin-like protein translates to MREKELRFALICYGGISLAVYMHGITKEVWRLAAASRAFHDGQELPGSCAVYRDLLAAIEAKTSVRLRVLTDIVAGASAGGINGIFLARALATGQSLDPLTDLWLEDADVDSLLDPDARPLSAATKFWAVPIAGWAMKKRGNVIDRTVGEGAQEEVRAKLSRFVRARWFEPPFGGAIFSNLLLDAFDAMEAGPRGPVLVPAGQPIDLFVSVTDFTGHSMPLSLNSPPRVTEQEHRLIIRFRHDGRAGEALDDVPALAAAARATASFPGAFPPFTLRELDAVLAARAIAWPDRDAFLRVQLPAGGEADPADRVLIDGSVLANAPFRPAIAALKQRPARREIDRRFVYIDPKPDYRSISFGKPGDPAEGAERKLPGFLSTILGALSEIPREQPIRDNVEAIEGMSRRIRRMQRIVDAMKVEVEEQVAALFGTTFFLDTPTPARLAKWRAKAQEQAAARAGFAYAPYGHLKLSAVVEGLVAAVDRVAPPEGAVHRANRRRALWDEVRARGLDRISGRKGAGASGDAIAFFRAHDLGFRVRRLRFLARELDTAVEATREARDPVCEAMREAIFKALGRYLEREADRWLEGLDVTADAPPGAWIDAIAARRDLVAVDTEADVLIAEGLAALPRDDRRTLLLAYLGYPFYDIATLPLLQGEGFDEFDPIKIDRISPSDATAIRTGGAQAMLKGIEFNSFGAFFSRAYRENDYLWGRLHGADRLIDIVASSVTGDGALTPRELAAIKRRTFHAILDEEEGRLPKVEALIAEIRGEVDRA
- a CDS encoding primosomal protein N' — encoded protein: MTRARVLLLTAALGPLDYRVPQGSEAPLGSVVVAPLGPRRMGGVVWEDASFGAPEPVGDNRLRNLYEIVPVPPVPAPLRRLVEWTSDYYLAPPGSVLRMVLPGAAFADARRPIVEYRATGEIPARMTPQRIVALEEIGERQGMVRELAALAEVSEAVIRGLVQTGALEAVSVSADAPYPEPDPAFAPPDLSDEQTAAAAQLRGAVAAAAFETLLLDGVTGSGKTEVYMEAIAAAIDTGRQSLVLLPEIALTEPMLTRFAARFGCEPVAWHSGLRAVERRRAWHAIASGEAKIVVGARSALFLPYAKLGVIVVDEAHETSFKQEDGVHYHARDVAVMRGHFEGLPVILASATPALESLAMVEAGRYRHIQLPARFGGATLPDLAAIDMRNDPPDRGRWLAPPLVDALADRLAKGEQSLLFLNRRGFAPLTLCRTCGHRIQCPNCTAWMVEHRLVHRLACHHCGHVMPPPRLCPECEDEDSLVACGPGVERVADEVSLRFPEARTAIVTSDTLWSPAKAAEFVDNVEAGLVDIIIGTQLVTKGYHFPNLTLVGVVDADLGLDGGDLRASERTFQQIAQVAGRAGRGVKPGEVLIQTRVPDAPVMAALVANDRDGFYAAEAAARKFAGAPPYGRFAALVISSEDIEVARGVAKRLGDKAPVAEGLAVYGPAPAPLAMLRGRHRFRLLLHAPRSFDLQGAIRDWVGQIDWPSKARLAIDIDPYSFV